A region of Phaeodactylum tricornutum CCAP 1055/1 chromosome 14, whole genome shotgun sequence DNA encodes the following proteins:
- the Lhcr6 gene encoding protein fucoxanthin chlorophyll a/c protein codes for MKLSIALLLASAASATAFVAPMTQPRTLALRMADATPEETVTSPVEEDVTPPPPALPKMSQSLPFMERPAALDGTLVGDVGFDPLGFAKTKADLINYREAEVKHARLAMLAAAGWPLSELFDAKIANWMGMTPLLDANDRAPSLLNGGLGKVSPVYWVACLVAAAAIDVYGISKARKNEPDYFPGNLGIDPFGLFPKDAAAQEDMKLKELKNGRLAMIAISAFAFQEFVSKFGVVSETPIFFKPIGTVIKEYTNSGYYMP; via the exons ATGAAGCTCTCTATTGCCCTTCTCCTCGCTTCGGCCGCTTCCGCTACGGCCTTTGTTGCTCCCATGACTCAACCCCGCACATTGGCGCTGCGCATGGCGGACGCGACTCCGGAAGAGACCGTCACTTCACCCGTAGAGGAAGACGTCACTCCTCCCCCACCAGCCCTTCCCAAAATGAGCCAGTCCCTGCCCTTTATGGAGCGACCGGCAGCACTCGACGGCACTCTAGTCGGTGACGTTGGTTTCGATCCTTTGGGCTTTGCCAAGACCAAGGCTGACCTCATCAATTACCGTGAAGCCGAAGTCAAGCACGCTCGTTTGGCCATGCTCGCCGCTGCTGGATGGCCGCTCAGTGAACTCTTTG ACGCCAAAATTGCCAACTGGATGGGCATGACTCCGCTCCTAGACGCTAACGATCGTGCTCCTAGTCTTTTGAACGGAGGACTGGGCAAGGTCAGCCCCGTGTACTGGGTAGCCTGTCTCGTCGCCGCGGCTGCCATTGACGTATACGGCATTTCCAAAGCCCGCAAGAACGAACCCGATTACTTCCCCGGCAACCTCGGTATTGATCCTTTTGGTCTCTTCCCCAAGGACGCGGCTGCCCAAGAGGATATGAAGCTCAAGGAACTCAAGAACGGACGCTTGGCCATGATTGCCATTTCTGCCTTTGCCTTTCAGGAGTTCGTTTCCAAGTTTGGTGTCGTCAGCGAGACTCCCATTTTCTTCAAGCCCATTGGTACCGTCATTAAGGAGTACACCAACTCGGGATACTACATGCCCTAG
- a CDS encoding predicted protein yields MTKKPSFSVDICATCITSKAPPLPLREELPSLGFEIVYNAGGLGAKASKHETKIALDQYRKQCQTKELKKRRFFPKSSRRIRETLLERKKIEHQLKIPHALSYAAYEHRLARLEEKSWTSTSTSFTPTTHASSHKSISLYKYKDGKKPFTKRCKGRWGISLRRRIGSNRKKDTKSLPSETSEFLQTSSIRDTIGKAAFGDFLVPVNSSSHEKENGVDCGMYTKRNPLKWKRAFDSESFDSHSNDSSISSNGDCSTNDIKLQFVASDEMEKKLPVFNTFNETEREGAAFANQGMNKDVSLIMAAGDSAKSSAKLYDDLEVEEAIAAAFKEFANPKLNSASISPIAAQSSNNPFNIHEAPAPWSGSTKYAIENQSAEANGISSKVEPQRPMEREPIRDRDKSHIKQQNWFWFAKHLFEDVAGDVVKASITSTPGFKIEAKSLEVADEPVVVEERRAEVKKSIAHLPAVTLSIKTKAGSEGLGDSGGPNQCNTRLPFLEMLTGLGSCMSDILGAVQETPELAHVKCQDDGRFPLHTLCNRDIIDRSSVAESPLAGVLLADILEYKEVLRNLLEAYPAAATVMDKTGDLPVHLLARTLMKWEAYWYTTVYAQAAKVFNPDGKDANAISSLYHTMSTCVELVLEPLVTKEDLCRQPGSVGRMFPLHIASIFTCSVESLQSLLEAYPNAAKKRCDLNTLNTFTPDDSFPLILHDSLSTDFPKWEVEIFKQNESYVAGLGCHKYGDDTERYLRRSDLLFAYNPTIEPYRLDGERIRRLERKIIFEAIQVVEGKEDCLSKAMQRIWVWLCTFKEHGSKRPTYSQSVKRIARMLTLRAVQYLASISTPHGKLVLDEATPECSRVIQLRLAESQPIDLWGKRVPQSRRLTKQNVRQFVKKIFNVEQQRFPTSFIVLPYRLQVNKDGFNSIGTPEAIEVADLFTSYMLRLTDPRALLHYLNVKSQKHYGEPLIQGSKTDEARQNFLDSIKRVEDNMLSLYKPGSSFLYLLDEGTGFPVVPGSTDEYPIILAEPMSIIPKIFPLMMPGLVMMRGEQYLITLSKVLLDSDVTMVPRNWLTTTDNIERRLLSAEVADLTDSEASTLGDRISQLSSSNKTRWEGIMSPKNGNTEWAAEMSILNTLMEVNDPSMKFAGLKVQRDDDSSLFWSVDSNNDCCNSTLALGALHIDDLSNKQKELAKKLERMRVDRKDSGPDFRYPRKNFVEPHNEMLNKPFWQRLANACDYVKYPDKAVDSERKKLPLKIAIDCKSKLDSEISSDDMKGEIRKKYSFLLSDLAVKDRDNKGQEAFCCRQRERGSSSERIWEDVTSELDRAGMFYEESAILHLKVGIAEEAKRSGLLAKRIASLQEGGAHVCFKAEALDTELPYHEIQNEVTVLPGLSDSRKLLIRLFDLEDRLLCDEIDIQHLAIESLSMFYQIEEVDPDNLFEETKEEFNSRESVLHRAHPRVHSASFRADARGFCGEKTPSLATSLSNDPGSFVNPLDLTNLNDNVMEDIAVPWVVYHESTGQIEF; encoded by the coding sequence ATGACCAAGAAACCATCGTTTTCGGTTGACATTTGTGCCACTTGCATCACGTCCAAAGCGCCTCCTTTGCCGTTGCGAGAGGAACTCCCCTCGTTGGGATTCGAAATCGTTTACAACGCCGGTGGTCTGGGAGCGAAGGCGAGCAAACACGAAACCAAGATAGCGTTGGATCAGTATCGGAAACAATGCCAAACcaaagaactcaaaaaacGACGATTCTTTCCCAAGAGTTCGAGACGAATCAGAGAAACCCTGTTGGAGCGGAAAAAGATTGAGCACCAGCTCAAGATACCCCATGCTCTCTCCTATGCAGCATACGAGCATAGATTGGCCCGTCTCGAGGAGAAAAGTTGGACGTCAACTTCGACTTCCTTCACGCCCACTACGCATGCGAGCTCCCACAAATCGATATCGTTATACAAGTACAAAGACGGCAAGAAGCCTTTCACAAAACGATGCAAGGGAAGATGGGGTATTTCGCTGCGTAGACGTATAGGCTCGAATCGTAAGAAAGACACGAAAAGtcttccttccgaaacatcGGAATTTTTGCAGACTTCAAGCATCAGGGATACTATCGGTAAGGCCGCCTTCGGAGACTTTCTTGTGCCTGTGAATTCATCATcgcacgaaaaggaaaatggcGTAGATTGCGGCATGTATACCAAGCGCAATCCACTGAAGTGGAAAAGGGCGTTTGACTCAGAATCTTTCGACAGCCACAGCAATGACTCGTCTATCTCGAGCAACGGAGACTGCTCCACCAACGACATCAAGTTGCAATTTGTCGCTTCtgacgaaatggaaaaaaAGTTACCTGTTTTCAACACCTTCAATGAGACGGAACGAGAGGgcgccgcctttgccaatCAAGGGATGAACAAGGATGTTTCGCTGATCATGGCTGCTGGTGACTCAGCGAAATCATCAGCCAAGCTTTATGACGATCTTGAGGTGGAGGAGGCGATTGCCGCGGCGTTTAAAGAATTTGCAAATCCAAAGCTAAACTCAGCATCTATTTCGCCTATCGCGGCTCAATCGTCAAATAACCCGTTCAATATCCATGAAGCACCTGCTCCGTGGTCGGGGTCGACTAAATATGCCATTGAAAATCAATCTGCGGAAGCAAACGGAATCAGCTCGAAAGTTGAACCACAAAGACCGATGGAGAGAGAGCCAATTCGTGATCGGGACAAATCGCACATCAAGCAACAAAATTGGTTTTGGTTTGCCAAACATCTGTTTGAAGACGTTGCAGGAGATGTCGTCAAAGCTTCTATTACTTCAACGCCAGGTTTCAAAATAGAAGCAAAAAGTTTAGAGGTCGCGGATGAGCCAGTGGTGGTCGAAGAAAGGCGCGCCGAAGTCAAGAAGAGTATTGCGCATCTACCTGCTGTGACTTTGTCGATCAAAACCAAAGCAGGAAGCGAAGGGCTAGGAGACTCCGGTGGCCCCAATCAGTGCAACACTCGTCTGCCTTTTCTTGAGATGCTTACAGGACTTGGTAGTTGTATGTCCGACATTTTGGGGGCCGTTCAAGAAACTCCGGAACTCGCTCATGTCAAATGCCAAGACGACGGTAGATTCCCATTGCATACTCTCTGCAATAGAGACATTATTGATCGTTCATCGGTTGCTGAATCACCACTGGCAGGTGTTTTGCTGGCCGACATCTTGGAGTACAAAGAGGTCCTTAGGAACCTGTTGGAAGCCTACCCTGCGGCAGCGACTGTTATGGACAAGACCGGCGACCTACCAGTGCATTTGCTTGCCAGGACGCTCATGAAATGGGAAGCCTACTGGTATACAACTGTTTACGCTCAAGCTGCGAAAGTCTTCAATCCCGATGGAAAAGATGCTAACGCAATCTCGTCGTTGTATCATACGATGTCGACATGTGTTGAACTCGTTCTAGAACCCCTGGTTACAAAAGAGGATTTGTGTCGCCAACCAGGTAGTGTTGGTAGAATGTTTCCATTGCATATCGCATCTATATTTACATGTTCAGTCGAATCACTCCAATCACTCCTCGAAGCATACCCGAATGCAGCAAAAAAAAGGTGTGATCTCAACACCCTCAATACCTTTACCCCCGACGATTCTTTTCCTTTAATTTTGCATGATTCGCTTTCAACAGACTTTCCAAAATGGGAGGTTGAAATCTTCAAGCAAAATGAATCTTATGTGGCAGGCCTTGGTTGCCACAAGTACGGTGATGATACCGAGAGGTACCTCCGCCGATCGGACCTGCTCTTCGCCTACAACCCAACCATTGAGCCATATAGGCTTGATGGCGAACGCATAAGACGtctcgaaagaaaaataATTTTTGAAGCAATTCAAGTCGTCGAAGGGAAAGAAGACTGCCTTAGCAAAGCCATGCAGCGAATTTGGGTATGGCTCTGTACATTCAAAGAACATGGAAGCAAGCGACCCACTTACAGTCAAAGCGTGAAGAGAATCGCAAGAATGTTAACGCTTCGTGCTGTTCAATATCTAGCCTCAATCTCAACTCCACATGGAAAATTAGTCTTGGACGAGGCTACTCCTGAATGTTCAAGAGTCATTCAACTCCGGCTTGCAGAAAGCCAACCCATTGACCTATGGGGAAAAAGGGTTCCACAATCTCGTCGTTTGACGAAGCAAAATGTGAGGCAATTTGTAAAAAAGATCTTCAATGTTGAGCAGCAGCGCTTCCCTACGAGCTTCATTGTACTACCGTATCGTCTGCAGGTGAATAAAGACGGTTTTAACAGCATTGGAACACCAGAAGCGATCGAGGTTGCGGACTTATTCACCAGTTATATGCTACGTCTGACAGATCCAAGAGCTCTTCTTCACTATCTTAACGTAAAATCACAGAAACACTATGGTGAACCACTTATCCAGGGAAGCAAGACGGATGAGGCCCGACAAAATTTTCTCGATTCAATCAAGAGAGTAGAAGACAATATGCTTTCTCTATACAAACCAGGATCGTCGTTTTTATATCTTCTAGATGAAGGAACTGGCTTTCCAGTAGTTCCAGGGAGCACTGACGAGTACCCAATCATCCTCGCTGAACCTATGAGCATCATTCCCAAAATATTCCCGCTGATGATGCCTGGATTGGTCATGATGCGAGGCGAACAGTATCTAATCACATTGTCGAAGGTCCTCCTCGACAGCGACGTAACGATGGTACCACGAAACTGGTTGACGACTACAGATAATATCGAAAGAAGGCTATTATCCGCTGAGGTTGCGGAtttgactgacagtgaagcgtCGACATTAGGTGATCGTATATCTCAGCTTTCGTCTAGCAACAAGACTCGATGGGAGGGGATTATGTCACCCAAGAATGGAAATACTGAATGGGCTGCGGAAATGTCTATTCTCAACACTCTGATGGAAGTAAACGACCCATCGATGAAGTTTGCTGGTCTCAAAGTTCAACGTGACGATGATTCGTCTTTGTTTTGGTCTGTGGACTCAAACAATGATTGCTGTAATTCGACTCTTGCGCTAGGAGCATTGCACATTGATGACCTCTCCAATAAACAAAAAGAATTGGCCAAAAAGCTGGAACGCATGAGAGTCGACAGGAAAGATTCGGGTCCAGATTTTCGATACCCTAGAAAGAACTTCGTTGAGCCACATAACGAGATGCTTAACAAACcattttggcaaaggctAGCTAACGCTTGCGACTACGTCAAATATCCTGACAAAGCAGTAGACtcagaaagaaaaaagcttCCCTTGAAAATTGctattgactgtaaatcaAAATTGGATTCTGAAATTTCCTCAGATGATATGAAAGGGGAGATCCGAAAGAAGTACAGCTTTCTTTTATCCGACTTGGCAGTTAAGGATCGCGATAATAAGGGACAAGAAGCCTTCTGCTGtcgacaacgagaacgagGTTCGAGTAGTGAAAGAATTTGGGAGGATGTGACTTCGGAATTAGACCGTGCTGGAATGTTTTACGAGGAGAGTGCAATCTTGCACCTGAAAGTCGGCATTGCTGAAGAAGCAAAACGAAGCGGGCTTCTCGCCAAGCGAATCGCTTCGCTCCAGGAAGGCGGGGCTCATGTATGTTTTAAGGCGGAAGCACTAGACACGGAGCTGCCATATCACGAAATTCAAAACGAAGTGACTGTCCTTCCAGGACTTTCTGATTCCAGGAAATTGTTGATTAGGCTGTTCGACTTGGAGGACCGTTTGTTGTGTGACGAGATTGATATTCAGCATCTCGCAATTGAGTCCCTTTCTATGTTTTACCAGATTGAAGAGGTCGACCCCGACAATCTGTttgaagaaacgaaagaagaattCAATAGCCGCGAGAGCGTTTTACATCGTGCACATCCTCGTGTACACTCTGCTTCTTTTAGAGCAGATGCGAGAGGATTTTGTGGTGAGAAAACGCCTAGTCTAGCCACGTCGTTGTCTAATGACCCTGGAAGTTTCGTCAACCCTCTTGACCTGACGAATCTGAATGATAATGTAATGGAAGACATCGCAGTGCCGTGGGTTGTGTATCACGAATCGACTGGCCAAATTGAGTTCTGA
- a CDS encoding predicted protein, with translation MKGSIPSWWRALVLATTLAYAAPVGHSPQRVIFTKHASRSPIAWSCSFPRGGSVSSVSSRSSGALNVVLLQDLGRSLWARARTLWNEGFPALPEADSAVATRAPKARFDQSGPPSTRQNWHQEKYSLQTSAAFFFSPTLRVVKLAVVAFALSEFLVALNLLETRLAFPPFRSVRFRAPPSLAQYRVRIKYRWNQWRWDGGLLRLETWKTPSRLSKAFRTQVSPQHQWAVGTTLGLVFSPTMLYIGAFALKLSVATYVCSEIYHVWKTNTWAADQDRHNVSPWRSKEEITNSNRNSDVQAWLDFAGAYLEYYRDWIHYVVQNPRHLRTVVPLRDMPREMQQGFLVGFALGVVFGA, from the coding sequence ATGAAAGGTTCCATTCCATCGTGGTGGCGGGCCTTGGTGCTCGCGACTACCTTGGCCTATGCTGCTCCAGTAGGTCATAGTCCGCAACGTGTAATCTTTACCAAACATGCGTCGCGATCGCCCATTGCCTGGAGTTGTTCTTTCCCCCGCGGAGGTTCCGTTTCATCGGTATCTTCTAGATCTTCCGGGGCCCTCAACGTTGTATTACTGCAGGATCTCGGGCGAAGCTTGTGGGCACGTGCTCGCACCCTTTGGAACGAAGGATTCCCTGCTCTGCCCGAAGCAGATTCTGCCGTTGCGACTCGGGCGCCGAAGGCTCGGTTCGACCAGTCCGGGCCACCGTCTACCCGACAGAACTGGCACCAAGAAAAATACAGTTTGCAAACCTCCGCTGCGTTCTTTTTTTCTCCGACGCTGCGGGTCGTCAAGCTTGCAGTCGTTGCCTTTGCTTTGTCAGAATTCCTGGTTGCCCTGAATTTACTCGAAACTCGGCTCGCTTTCCCCCCGTTCCGGTCAGTTAGGTTCCGGGCGCCTCCCAGTTTAGCACAGTATCGTGTACGGATAAAATACCGTTGGAATCAGTGGCGATGGGATGGCGGTTTGCTGCGGCTCGAAACCTGGAAAACGCCGTCTCGCTTGTCGAAAGCCTTTCGGACGCAAGTCTCGCCTCAGCACCAATGGGCCGTAGGGACCACGTTGGGGCTGGTTTTCTCTCCCACCATGCTGTACATAGGTGCTTTTGCATTGAAATTGTCGGTCGCCACCTACGTGTGCTCCGAGATCTATCACGTTTGGAAAACAAACACGTGGGCAGCTGACCAAGATCGTCATAATGTTTCGCCTTGGCGtagcaaggaagaaattACCAACAGTAACAGGAACTCCGACGTCCAAGCTTGGTTGGATTTTGCGGGCGCCTACCTGGAGTACTATAGGGACTGGATACACTATGTGGTGCAAAATCCCAGACACCTGCGAACGGTCGTTCCGTTAAGAGATATGCCGCGCGAAATGCAGCAAGGGTTCTTGGTGGGATTTGCGCTGGGCGTCGTCTTTGGAGCCTGA
- a CDS encoding predicted protein, with product MTPNAKTEEIRQHGVKGVYYAGNWLDIEDCDGVFQNVEKSCSGCDFQDACPRSRSRKVAAKDDDTYDVVIIGAGCIGAAIARELSRYKISVLWVEAGDDVSQGATKGNSGIVHAGYDDKPGSNRAKYCWKGNQMFAALDKELRFGYQTNGSLVLAFKEADKKVLNNLLKRGKTNGVQNLRIVERAELLRMEPHVHPDAIAALYSPDAGNVIPYEVLSRFQFYASENAVDNGVELRIRRQVMDIQNKDKGHMMVTLKYWEPEDYVRAIAQAGKATVFNFAMYAVGATTVAHFFVTKGSAHKQNEKYHLAVLCFLWILSKLVPFIFPNAATSKVDRSIPLCHLVDQASPPVGTGGGHPVSVPDMLVGGSGGPRPMQGKIVSTEKIKTKFVVNCAGGAADEIARLVGDDSFNIKPRLGDYILLNRNQGYLAKHTLFPCPDPKLGKGVLVQTTLWGNLILGPTARDVGNEEARKMSSAAVQEYILAKCKQLVPGFDPRETFHAFCGARAKSDRGDWIIEHSKNDARMIHVAGIDSPGLAGSPAIALDVIEMLRKAGLTTETNQSFNPNRAPIVIPKVGMKGLKMGPVGKFDSDGSNMEQMAANVVCKCEKVTELEIVRAIRRSLPIDSSQGIRKRTRAGMGHCQGDPENYNCEARVRAIIARENGVPIEHVGGRPWPATSTLSQRWINEKEKQHLVDCMNVE from the exons ATGACTCCTAATGCTAAGACAGAAGAAATACGGCAGCATGGAGTCAAAGGCGTATACTATGCTGGAAACTGGTTAGATATTGAAGACTGCGATGGTGTCTTTCAAAATGTGGAGAAATCCTGCTCCGGATGCGACTTTCAGGACGCTTGTCCACGCTCTCGATCGCGTAAAGTTGCCGCAAAAGATGATGATACGTATGATGTCGTAATTATCGGTGCAGGCTGCATCGGGGCAGCGATTGCGAGAGAGTTGTCACGTTACAAAATTAGTGTGCTTTGGGTCGAAGCCGGCGACGATGTCTCGCAAGGAGCGACAAAAG GAAACTCGGGAATTGTTCACGCCGGATATGACGACAAACCTGGTAGTAATCGGGCCAAGTACTGTTGGAAGGGAAACCAGATGTTTGCTGCGTTGGACAAAGAGCTACGATTTGGCTATCAAACTAACGGATCACTTGTTTTGGCTTTTAAGGAAGCCGACAAGAAGGTGCTGAATAATCTTCTCAAGCGTGGAAAGACCAACGGCGTCCAAAACTTGAGGATCGTCGAACGGGCCGAGCTACTTCGGATGGAGCCACACGTGCATCCAGACGCCATTGCGGCCTTGTATTCACCCGATGCAGGAAATGTTATTCCGTATGAGGTACTTAGCAGATTCCAGTTTTATGCTT CTGAAAACGCAGTCGACAACGGCGTTGAGCTTCGTATTCGTCGGCAAGTAATGGACATTCAAAATAAAGATAAAGGTCATATGATGGTGACTTTGAAATACTGGGAACCAGAAGACTACGTCAGAGCCATCGCACAAGCTGGTAAAGCTACAGTCTTCAACTTTGCCATGTATGCCGTAGGTGCTACCACTGTGGCTCATTTTTTTGTCACCAAAGGCAGTGCACACAAGCAAAATGAAAAGTATCATTTAGCGGTTCTGTGCTTCTTGTGGATTCTAAGCAAGCTGGTGCCTTTCATCTTTCCCAACGCTGCAACATCCAAGGTTGATCGCAGTATTCCCCTGTGTCATTTAGTGGACCAGGCTAGTCCTCCTGTTGGTACAGGAGGCGGCCATCCTGTTTCAGTGCCGGACATGCTGGTGGGAGGATCTGGAGGTCCTCGTCCTATGCAAGGCAAGATTGTATCGACGGAAAAAATTAAAACAAAGTTTGTCGTCAACTGTGCAGGCGGCGCCGCCGACGAGATTGCTCGCTTGGTGGGTGACGATTCATTCAATATCAAGCCTCGTCTTGGAGACTATATTTTACTCAATCGGAATCAG GGCTACCTGGCTAAGCATACTCTGTTTCCGTGCCCAGATCCTAAGCTTGGAAAAGGTGTCTTAGTCCAGACAACGCTATGGGGAAACTTGATTCTTGGTCCGACGGCTCGTGATGTAGGCAACGAGGAAGCTAGGAAGATGTCTTCAGCGGCAGTGCAGGAGTACATCCTTGCTAAATGCAAACAGCTCGTTCCTGGTTTTGACCCTCGCGAAACATTTCATGCGTTTTGCGGAGCACGTGCGAAATCGGATCGTGGCGACTGGATAATTGAGCATTCCAAGAACGATGCCCGCATGATTCACGTTGCTGGAATCGATTCGCCTGGATTGGCTGGCTCTCCAGCAA TTGCTCTCGACGTGATTGAAATGCTGCGTAAGGCGGGCCTCACGACAGAAACAAATCAGAGCTTCAATCCTAATAGAGCGCCGATCGTCATCCCCAAAGTTGGGATGAAAGGGCTGAAAATGGGACCCGTCGGCAAGTTCGACAGCGATGGTAGCAATATGGAGCAAATGGCTGCGAATGTAGTTTGCAAGTGCGAAAAGGTTACAGAGCTAGAAATCGTTCGAGCGATTCGTCGTTCCCTGCCAATTGATTCGTCGCAAGGAATTAGGAAGAGGACTCGGGCTGGTATGGGTCATTGTCAGGGCGACCCTGAAAACTACAACTGCGAAGCTCGTGTACGAGCTATCATCGCGCGAGAAAACGGTGTGCCCATTGAACATGTGGGAGGCCGTCCATGGCCCGCCACGTCAACGCTCTCCCAACGCTGGAtcaatgaaaaggaaaaacaaCATCTCGTGGACTGCATGAATGTAGAGTAA
- a CDS encoding G protein beta subunit (G protein beta subunit, a signal transducer with WD40-repeat): MSTSEIQQDTAREEVPSLTQQIEKVQKSKREHSGSAAQGSPVRAPSAAKLRRTLKGHFGRIAALHWGGDSKTVVTAGQDGNLILWNAITSNKLQSIGLKSSYVMAVGIEQTRGNLVACGGLDNLCTIFPRNNVGKAAEMASHDGFLSCCRFLSEQEIITSSGDSTCILWDINTHKPVSRFEEHTADAMFLSLRPSDRNVFVSCSVDQTCKVWDTRAPTSSTLTFTGHTGDVNGVEFLPSDNNCFASCSEDNTVRIFDIRASDELAKFQGPASLGESPSDGLTSLAVSKSGRLVFCGDSEGNFSCFDILSERSGPAYTNTGAHDRYISCIGISPHEDAICTGSWDTQAKVWA, from the exons ATGTCTACTTCCGAAATTCAACAGGATACTGCTAGAGAGGAG GTACCTTCTCTGACGCAACAGATTGAAAAGGTACAAAAGTCCAAACGGGAACATTCCGGCTCGGCGGCGCAGGGGTCGCCGGTTCGTGCTCCCTCTGCCGCCAAACTGCGTCGAACGCTCAAGGGACATTTCGGTAGAATTGCTGCATTGCACTGGGGCGGCGATTCCAAAACGGTCGTTACGGCGGGACAAGACGGAAATTTGATTCTTTGGAACGCGATTACCAGCAACAAGTTGCAGTCAATTGGTCTCAAGTCTTCCTACGTCATGGCGGTTGGTATCGAGCAAACTAGAGGCAATTTGGTAGCCTGCGGAGGACTCGATAATCTTTGTACGATTTTCCCCCGCAATAATGTCGGTAAGGCTGCCGAAATGGCCTCGCATGACGGTTTTCTTTCCTGCTGCCGTTTCTTGAGTGAGCAAGAAATCATCACGTCGTCGGGTGACTCGACTTGTATTTTGTGGGATATCAACACGCACAAACCCGTTTCACGCTTCGAGGAGCACACGGCAGATGCCATGTTCTTGTCGCTCCGACCAAGCGATCGCAATGTCTTTGTCTCCTGTTCAGTGGATCAAACTTGCAAGGTGTGGGACACTCGAGCCCCTACCAGTTCGACTTTGACGTTCACTGGACACACAGGTGACGTCAATGGAGTAGAATTCCTACCATCGGACAACAATTGTTTCGCCTCTTGTAGTGAAGATAACACCGTCCGTATCTTTGATATTAGGGCCAGCGATGAACTCGCAAAATTCCAAGGGCCAGCGAGCTTGGG TGAGTCTCCATCGGATGGATTGACATCTTTGGCCGTGAGCAAATCGGGCCGACTGGTTTTCTGCGGTGACTCGGAGGGCAACTTCTCGTGCTTTGACATTTTGTCGGAACGATCTGGACCAGCTTACACGAATACAGGTGCGCACGATCGATACATCTCGTGCATCGGCATCAGTCCCCACGAGGACGCGATTTGCACCGGAAGTTGGGACACTCAAGCCAAAGTCTGGGCTTAG
- a CDS encoding predicted protein encodes MADLVTAKDQTPSRQTGTVPDQGSNPSPDKEPDADDESDEDEYSDWLQSVRTETGLETGIRVTWPGVEPFLLSTCLPATEMAPLFHGTQWAGTRIWRAAVVAVQYLLSPTQAPLLLTDVTNVLELGCGLGLPGMILHALRQSPVVLSDKESLLTQLRDNIANAFPDRGRLLQAEALDWSDDSVHQLLEKLRLPNGFDLVLNCDCVFEYLYGDSWKHLVTCQEALFRANPHTVMITSVERRRGDGLAKYLAALETSPSVQRVVQLQLDFKHAPEVELYRVYGKP; translated from the coding sequence ATGGCGGATCTAGTGACCGCCAAAGACCAAACACCGTCACGGCAGACCGGAACTGTCCCCGACCAGGGTTCCAATCCTTCCCCCGACAAGGAACcagacgccgacgacgaaagcgacgaagacgagtatTCCGATTGGTTACAATCCGTACGCACAGAGACGGGTCTAGAAACGGGTATTCGAGTGACTTGGCCCGGCGTGGAACCCTTTCTTCTCTCCACCTGCCTTCCCGCAACCGAAATGGCCCCCCTGTTTCACGGGACGCAGTGGGCCGGCACCCGCATTTGGCGGGCTGCCGTAGTCGCCGTGCAGTATTTGTTGTCGCCAACGCAAGCTCCTTTACTCCTCACTGACGTCACGAACGTACTGGAGTTGGGATGCGGCTTGGGATTGCCGGGGATGATCCTGCACGCTCTACGACAATCGCCCGTCGTATTGTCCGACAAGGAATCCTTGTTGACACAATTGCGCGACAACATTGCCAACGCCTTTCCCGATCGGGGAAGACTGCTCCAAGCCGAGGCTTTGGATTGGTCCGATGACAGTGTGCACCAATTGTTGGAGAAGCTTCGCTTGCCGAACGGCTTTGATCTGGTCTTGAATTGCGATTGTGTCTTTGAGTATCTCTACGGCGACAGCTGGAAGCATCTGGTCACTTGTCAAGAAGCCCTCTTTCGTGCCAACCCCCATACCGTCATGATTACCAGTGTGGAACGTCGACGCGGCGACGGCTTGGCCAAGTACTTGGCTGCCTTGGAAACGTCGCCCTCGGTGCAGCGCGTTGTACAACTCCAACTCGATTTCAAACACGCTCCCGAAGTTGAGCTGTATCGTGTTTACGGAAAGCCTTGA